From one Lotus japonicus ecotype B-129 chromosome 3, LjGifu_v1.2 genomic stretch:
- the LOC130745231 gene encoding AP2-like ethylene-responsive transcription factor At1g79700 — translation MKRSPATSSSCSSSSSSVGFGGPIQSEKRRANKHPKRNLNVQKCKQNPTTGGSRRSSIYRGVTRHRWTGRFEAHLWDKSSWNNIQNKKGRQVYLGAYDTEEAAARTYDLAALKYWGKDATLNFPIETYSKDVEEMDKASKEEYLASLRRQSSGFSRGISKYRGVARHHHNGRWEARIGRVCGNKYLYLGTYKTQEEAAVAYDMAAIEQRGLNAVTNFDINNYIDKIKKKNEECQQIEAQTAEIAPNTPDSEEPEAEVVEQTITNTPPPENLHMQPQQHQVQYTHIPPSEEFSLGTVMDHVLEQDLPWSFMHSGLLPQYHHQDPDLYLSKAEDLMGMFDGAGFEDDIDFLFSTEPGGESDINISAGLDSIDCGGDGANGGADGSMVDNKPQKHLLSLNASPSSTTTTDYSVL, via the exons ATGAAGAGGTCTCCAGCAACTTCttcctcttgttcttcttcatcttcctctgttgGGTTTGGAGGTCCCATTCAATCAGAGAAAAGAAGGGCTAATAAGCATCCCAAAAGAAATCTCAATGTACAGAAATGCAAGCAGAATCCAACCACTGGTGGTAGCAGAAGAAGCTCCATTTACAGAGGAGTTACCAG GCATAGATGGACTGGGAGGTTTGAAGCTCACCTTTGGGATAAGAGTTCCTGGAACAACATACAGAACAAGAAGGGAAGACAag TTTATTTGG GGGCATATGACACTGAAGAAGCAGCAGCGCGTACCTATGATCTTGCAGCACTTAAGTATTGGGGCAAAGATGCAACCTTGAATTTCCCG ATAGAAACGTATTCAAAGGATGTTGAGGAAATGGACAAGGCGTCAAAAGAGGAATACCTGGCTTCTTTGCGGCGACAAAGCAGTGGTTTTTCTAGAGGCATTTCTAAGTACCGAGGGGTAGCCAG gcATCACCATAATGGACGCTGGGAAGCTAGGATTGGAAGAGTATGTGGCAACAAGTACCTCTATTTGGGGACATATA AAACTCAAGAGGAGGCAGCAGTGGCATATGACATGGCAGCAATAGAGCAAAGAGGACTGAATGCAGTGACCAATTTTGACATAAACAACTACATTGacaaaataaagaagaaaaatgaagaatgcCAACAAATAGAAGCACAAACTGCAGAAATAGCTCCCAACACCCCTGACTCTGAAGAACCAGAAGCAGAAGTAGTAGAACAGACAATTACAAACACACCCCCACCTGAGAATCTTCACATGCAACCACAGCAGCACCAAGTTCAATACACTCATATTCCTCCAAGTGAGGAGTTCTCACTAGGCACTGTTATGGACCATGTTCTGGAGCAGGACCTGCCATGGAGCTTCATGCACTCTGGGTTGTTGCCACAGTATCATCATCAAGACCCAGACTTGTATCTGAGCAAAGCAGAGGATTTAATGGGCATGTTTGATGGTGCAGGGTTTGAGGATGACATTGATTTTCTGTTCAGCACAGAGCCTGGTGGTGAGAGTGACATCAACATCAGTGCAGGTTTAGATAGTATTGACTGTGGAGGAGATGGTGCAAATGGGGGTGCAGATGGAAGCATGGTGGATAACAAGCCGCAGAAGCACCTGTTGTCTCTTAATGCTTCACCTTCATCTACAACAACTACAGATTACAGTGTCTTGTAA
- the LOC130745232 gene encoding uncharacterized protein LOC130745232, with protein sequence MEAGKFLAHSKTGPFCFSIVSNKVSLRPFNKHFHADVPTHGYQFQPRPKHVSLQLNCSYGKPFSPLLKPTRKRADSLPSSRCSSSSEASTESHNTVLNYFRNLSFDSVKATLQQLTPIDIVKWSGILSVITAATKWTANVLFNPFFWMYFSWTWLFWPWLVAIVLAVYGLFCFRKHLRGEANIFEQLAIVTSVFTWLTLVPPGHVNGYLEGWPFVFFFVYHYFFFFNVSVRKRLYGDYYARPHDPKWDVNLPMWPRLLFSAGVMVGHWLVAFEGPELHRIPGGWSNLGIWGLIISTLLMHYKATLYLANYSENVVEPTSVVQFGPYRWVRHPIYSSTMLLFVTYCIALRAPLSMLFIVAVCLLYYKQKADIEEALMVESFGKSYTEYANKVKYKFIPFIY encoded by the coding sequence ATGGAAGCAGGAAAATTTCTTGCACACTCCAAAACTGGCCCTTTTTGTTTCTCTATCGTGAGCAACAAAGTCTCTCTTAGACCTTTCAACAAACATTTTCATGCTGATGTGCCTACTCACGGTTATCAATTCCAGCCAAGACCTAAGCACGTTAGTCTTCAATTGAATTGCTCCTATGGAAAACCCTTTTCCCCATTACTGAAACCAACAAGAAAAAGGGCTGATTCGCTACCTTCTTCCAGATGCTCAAGCTCCAGTGAAGCCAGCACAGAATCTCATAATACAGTCCTAAACTACTTCAGAAATCTCTCATTTGATTCAGTAAAAGCTACTCTTCAGCAGTTAACTCCAATTGACATAGTGAAGTGGTCTGGGATATTATCTGTCATAACTGCAGCTACAAAATGGACTGCGAATGTGCTCTTTAATCCTTTCTTCTGGATGTATTTTAGCTGGACTTGGTTGTTCTGGCCATGGTTGGTGGCCATAGTGCTTGCAGTTTATGGGTTATTTTGCTTTCGGAAACATCTGCGTGGCGAGGCAAACATATTTGAGCAATTGGCAATTGTTACATCAGTTTTTACATGGCTCACTCTTGTTCCACCGGGTCATGTCAATGGCTACCTTGAAGGATGgccttttgttttctttttcgtGTATCattacttctttttcttcaacgtTAGCGTTCGAAAGCGGTTATATGGAGACTATTATGCTCGGCCCCATGACCCAAAGTGGGATGTGAACTTGCCAATGTGGCCTCGCCTTTTGTTCAGTGCTGGAGTCATGGTTGGCCACTGGCTTGTAGCATTTGAAGGACCAGAGCTACATCGCATACCGGGTGGGTGGAGCAATCTTGGAATCTGGGGTTTGATAATTTCAACTCTCCTAATGCATTATAAGGCCACATTGTATCTTGCCAATTATTCAGAGAATGTGGTGGAGCCAACTTCTGTTGTGCAATTTGGACCGTATCGCTGGGTCCGTCATCCAATATATTCATCAACCATGCTTTTGTTTGTAACATACTGTATCGCACTTCGAGCTCCTTTGAGTATGCTGTTCATTGTGGCGGTTTGTTTGTTGTATTATAAGCAGAAGGCAGATATAGAGGAGGCTTTGATGGTTGAGTCTTTTGGCAAGAGCTACACAGAATATGCCAACAAAGTTAAGTACAAGTTCATTCCTTTTATCTATTAG